DNA sequence from the Geobacter sp. AOG2 genome:
CAAACATGGTCAATACTGAAAAACTGCGAGCGGCATTTCCGGACACAACGGTCTTTAAGGCCCCAAACATCGTGGCGATCTTCAAAGCGGCGTCGATTCCGTCGTTCTTACGGGATTGGATTTTGAAGCGCAAGGCGGAATCGGACGGGAGAATCCACGATGCTGAGGCTTTACGAAAATACATTTACGAAATTATTCCGCGCCGGGAGAATTTACTGGAATTGAAGGACGTGGCGCGAAGTGAGGGGCGCACGAAGAAGTTTCTGGCCAAAATTGAAATCCAATTCATTGTGCGGTCCAACGAGTACACATTCGCGATTCCGGAATTGGGTCTGGGGCATGCGGAAACGCTGATCGAGGACTATGTCTGGAACAGGATCAAAGATGATGTCGTAAAAACTGCTGGCGGCTGGGGACTAGTACAACTTGGGTACCGGAGCCCGGACGACGAGAATTCGCGTGGATGTTTCACGCTCTTAGAGTACAAGAATTTCTGTCCGTACTCGATAGATCTGGACGCCTATAGAGAGGCCCGCTGTCAGTTCACAACTGAGGAATGGATCGACGTTGTGTTGGGTGCGATCGACTACAACCCGGAAGGTTACGAAGACTGGGTGCAGAAACATACGGTACTGACGCGCCTGTTGCCGTTCATCGAACCGCGTCTGAATTTGATAGAGCTGGCACCCAAGGGGACTGGCAAGTCGTATATGTTCGGGCGGGTAGGGAAATACGGCTGGCTGGTCAGTGGGGGGACGCTGACGCGGGCGAAGATGTTCGGAGATATCAATGGGAAGAGCCCCGGCCTGATCGCGTCGAACGACTTTGTGGCACTGGACGAAATCCAGTCGATCAACTTCCATGACCCGAGCGAAATGCAGGGCGGGCTGAAAGCCTACATGGAAAGTGGGGAGATTACAGTCGGTAAGAACCGTATCATAGGCGGGGCCGGTGTCATCCTGCTTGGGAACATCCTGCAAACAGAGATGGACGAAACCAAAGATATGTTCCAGAGGCTACCGGAAGTGTTTCACGAGTCGGCATTGCTGGACCGATTCCACGGTTTTATCCGTGGGCGTGACATTCCACGCATGAGTGAGAACCTGAAGATCTGCGGTTGGGCGCTGAACACGGAGTATTTTTCTGAAATCATGCATTTGCTGCGTCAGCCGGCGGAAACAATGATTTACCGGCATGTCGTCGAAAGACTGGTGGACTATCCTTCTGGGGCGGACACCCGTGACACTGAAGCGGTTTTACGGCTATGCACAGCCTACCTCAAACTGCTGTTCCCGCACGCTACAGAGCCGGACGGTATTGACAGAGGGGAGTTCAAGCGATACTGTCTGCGGCCCGCCGTACAGATGCGAACGGTGATTCGACAACAATTGCAGAAGATAGACCCGCTTGAATACGGAGGGAAGAACGTAGCCGCATATACGTTACGCGAGGTAGATTAATGAACAGAGGAAAACAAATCAATTGTGCCTATTGCGCCAAAGAGAAGCTTTCCAAAAATGAGATTGGACTTAACAAAAAACTCATAAATCAGCAGGTTGAACGGATGATGTGTATGACGTGTATGGCAGCGTACTTCGAGACGACGGAAGAGGAATTGAAAGAGATGATAGAAGGTTTTAAGCGGCAAGGCTGTGAATTATTTTGAAAGAGGCGATACTTTGATTTATGCCGATAATGCTGCTACGACAAGAATATCTGACAGTGTTTTAGAGAAAATGCTCCCTTTTTTGCAGGAGCAATATGGCAACGCTTCCAGCCAGTATTCACTCGGAATAAAAGCAAAATGTGCCATTGAACAGGCTCGCCAGCAGGTTGCCGGGGCTATCGGAGCAGAGCCTTCTGAAATCGTGTTTACTTCAGGTGGTTCTGAGAGCAATAGCTGGGTATTGTCCTCCGTCAACAATGGACATGTTATTACATCTTCAATCGAGCATCACTCTGTGCTCGATGCATGCCATTCACTTGAGCGTAAGGGTATAGCTGTGACTTACCTGCCTGTTGATGGCAGGGGACGCGTTTCGTTAGACGACATAAAGGAAGCCATTCGCTCCGATACTAAACTTGTTTCTATTATGCTCGCAAATAATGAAATCGGGACAATTCAACCAGTTGCTGAAATCGGGGAATATCTGCGTGAGCGCAATGTTTTGTTTCACACTGATGCAGTTCAAGCTGTCGGACATATCCCCGTCATTGTCAAGGAACTTGGAGTAGATTTCCTGACTGCATCCAGCCACAAATTCAATGGAGCAAAAGGAACGGGCATTTTCTACAAAAGGAACGGCGCCTCACTGCCTCCTTTGATCTTCGGAGGAGAGCAAGAGCGCGGGGTTCGTGCCGGAACTGAGAATGTTGCGGGAATTGTGGCAACGGGATATGCCATTGGTGAAAGCGTAAATGATATGACAGCAATGGCCGATAAACTATCGGTTTTTGTGCATGCAACGATATTCGGGATACGAACTCAAATTCCAGGTATTATTATTAATGGTGATGAAAGTAATAGGTTGCCAGGAATTGTAAACATAGTCTTTAATGGTGTTACAGGCGAATCGCTTATGCATTTATTGGACTTAAAGGGAATATGTGTATCTACAAGCTCAGCTTGCACATCTGGAAAAGGCAAACCTTCACATGTGCTAATGGCATTAGGATTAACTGAACAGCAAGCTAAATCTGCTATTCGCATTTCATATGGAAGGTACAACAATATAAATGACGTTGAAACTATTGTAGCCACCATTTGCAATGCCTACAACAAAATTTTAACAGCAAAGTTATAGAGCATCCAATAATTTTAGAGTGTGCAATCAGACATTCTTTAGGCATTCACCAGGAGACCGCATCTGGTTCAATATTCCGCAGCATGGGAATGTCAGTGCCGGAAAAGTACGGTGGAACTGTGAGGGCCAGCGAGTTCAATATCAATGCTAACAGAGTCAAACTACCCTTTTAAATGCATAAGTATCTGATAATAAACAATAAATAATTGCTATTAAGCGTAAAATATGTTATAATTAATAAAATAGCAAAATGTGTTTTTAGCGACACTTTATTTTGCAAGTGTATCATTAATATTGTTGAATATGTATATTTCATCAATTGTTTTTGTCGTTGTAAAGCTCACCTGTTTTTCCTCTTCAAATCCCCATTCCAGCAATAATTTGCATATATTTCAGTATATTTCTAGTTTCGTACGGGTTCGTCCTGCACTTGGTCAAAGATTTATGCCGCAACGATACATTAATGTCGTTGTGAAAGAAGGCAACGCTGTAGCTGAAATACTCAAATACATGAGGTGATTAGAAAATGGAGCAACAATGAAAGTACCATTTAGGCAACAAACTTCTGATTATGACTGCGTGCCGACCACGATAATAAATGCGTTGAGCTATCTATTTGACAGGAGAGAAATTCCACCATTCATTGTCCGACAAATTTATAAGGAGTGTCTGGACATCAAAGCCTACCGTGGGACATCAAGTCGCGCGATTCAGGATCTAGGTTTTTGGCTTAGCCACTATAAGGAAAAAAATTTCAATAATTTTGTTATTGAGTCGGAATTCATCACCGGCAACCAAGTGCATTTCCAGCAACAGAGCAAGATCGTTCGGTGCATTAATTCAAATGGCGCGGCATTGTTGTGTGTACAGCTGAACCGGGATACCTGGCATTACATACTTGGCCTTCGATTTGAAGAAGGGTGGCTATATTGCTATGATCCTTTGCCCCGCTCCAAGAGGTTTATCGGTACTGATGCCGTACAATTTATCTCGGCAACCGGACAAGCCCCAAACTTAAGAATTCATTTAGACTGGCTAGATAAGAAAATCAAAAAAATAATAAATGCTGACGAGTACAAGTATGTTTTGGGTTGCACCAATGAGCGAGAATGCCTCCTGCTAAGGAAAATTAGCGTATAGCCCCTCGCCGTAGAGCCGCTGCTGTTTCAACGGCAACTTTTTGTTTCTAACCCGCTTTACAAGCCGTTCTCCCAGCTTTTCAACTTTTCCCACACGACATATGAGTGGCCACCAGGAATTTATTGGTTCCGTAGTTGGTCATCAGCAAAAGTTTGAAAAATATCAGTGACTGATTTTGTGCCCAAATCAAGCATAAACAGTCGTACGGCACGGTTGCGCCTTGAACGACATTAATTTGATCCTGTAGCGAGAAGTCCTATTCACAAAAAATGTAAGGAGGTGATCCATGAGTTTAAAGCTCTCTCCGGAAGGGCAGATCGACCGCAGAATATTGCAGGCTGTTGCGGCAGCAATCAGAAGCATTGAAACATTAACAGGGACAATCGAGGAATACGACATCGGCGTAGATGACGCCGAACTGCTTGCTTCGGCCTTGGGCGATCTCTGGTCAATCCTGGAAACCAACGGCTGTACCACCGACTTTAATTCCAACCGGCTCAGGAGGACAAACCGTGACAATTGACAACTTATTCGGCCAGGAACAGGCCCCGGCAAAATCCAGAAAACTCAAGCTCAAGCAAATCAGGGCGGTGTATGAAACCCTGGTCATTAAGGAAGAGGTCAACAGCTATCTCCAGCCATTCACCAGGTACAGCAGCCCGGATCAGGTCTTTGCCACATTCGGCTTCCTGCGGCAGGAAACTAAGGAATATTTCTTTGCCATCCACCTGGACGGCAAAAATCGTATCTGCTGCGTTGACGAAGTATCGGTCGGTTCCCTGAACCAAAGCATCGTCCACCCACGGGAAGTGTTCAAAACGGCCCTGCTGTCATCGGCATCGGCCATCATCCTGCTTCACAACCATCCGACCGGCGACCCAACACCAAGCAGGGAAGATATCGAGATAACAAAGCGGTTACGGGAGGTGGGCGAGATTATTGGGGTGCGGGTGCTCGATCACATCATCATCGGCGACAGTTATAAATCATTCGTAAGCTACGGCCTGCTGTAGCCAACATCATAACTTTGCAAATATCGAAAGGAGCCTACGCTATGATATTCAATCTAGGGCAGATAATCTTAACCAGAAGCGTACATGACTTGATGACCGAGAACCCCGAATTTGCCACTCACATATATACATCATTGAATCGGCATATGGCAGGAGATTGGGGGGAAATAGGCGCGGCGGACAAATTGGCAAATGAATCAGCACTGTTGGATGGGGAGCGATTATTCTCAGCCTATACGCGGGAGGGATTGACGCCGGTATGGATAATAACGGAATGGGACCGGTCGGTGACGACGGTATTGTTCCCTGATGAATATTAATGTCAGCTTAATTTATGAGTTGTGTTTATAGCGTATTAAAAAATAGAGGAATGTTTCATGCTATTTCATATGGGGCCAATCAATTTTTTTAAAGTTGATAAAATAAAACGGCAACAAAACGGCAACAGTATCCGATATCAACATGAAAATGACTTGGTTCTATTAGTGTAAGTTCCTGTAAATATTGGCGCGCCCGGAGAGATTCGAACTCCCGACAACCTGGTTCGAAGCCAGGGACTCTATCCGGCTGAGCTACGGGCGCATACTGCGGTTATCGCAACAATACCGACATGGCGATGGTTGCCGAAGGTATCGGGGTTCCGACAGAGTCAAAAACCTGGGGATTCAGCACCGAAAAGCCGCTTGGGGAGACGGTCACTCCTGAGGGGACAACACAGTTCACGATCATGAAGTTGCCGGTGCCGAAGCTGTTCAGGGTTACGTTGGCGAATGTTATTTGGGAAGAGCTGAAATCGGCGATCAAAAGACTGCCTATGGCCCCTCCAATAGAGGTCACCGAACCCGACGCGTCGGTGCCGGAGAGAACAGCCGGCACAACCCCCGACGGCAGATTGATGGTGAGTATCGCCCCCCCCGCAAGGGTGTTTGCGGGCAGGCTCGGTATGCTCAGGGTGAGGGTGGCATTGGCCGGGCCTGTTATGGAACCATTCACCGCCACGGAAACTGCACTGGAAGTTGTGGAGTTGTTTGCGGCGTCGTATGCTTTGGCCGTGAGGCTATAGGTCCCAGCCGACAGAGACGAGGTGTCCCAGCTAAACGTGTAGGGAGAGGTCGTCGCTGTGGTCTGCAATATCCCGCCAACATAGAACTCGACCTTGCTTACGCCGACGTTGTCGCTCGCACTGGCCGTAATCGCAACGGTTCCGCTTACCGACGAGTTACTGGCCGGAGCGCTGATGGATACACTTGGCGGCGTAGTATCTGCCGTTGTTCCCCCGCCTCCACCACCTCCGCCGCAACCGAAGATTGTCGCAACCAGAAGAGCGAGAAGCGAGCGTATAAAATAGCGAAGTGTCATAGTCGTATCCTCCATGACTATAAGGTATCATATTTCGCAATAGTAGCAACAGCACAAGGAGGATTGCCCGTTTTACCGCCCGTGGGAATGGCGTGTTATTTCCCGTAACGCTCGATGAAGCCCTGCACCTGGCGGGCTGTCTCGCTGGTCCGGTCCAACTCGAGGTAGCGGCGCCACGCCTCCAGCGCTCTTCCCATACGGTTCAGATCGAAGGCATTGACGTAGCCGACATTATAAAGGCTTTCAAGGTTGTTGGGCGCTATTTTGAGCGCCTTCTCGAAATTCGCCAGGGCTCGTGTAAAATCGCCCAACTGGCGATACATGGCCCCCTGGTCGTTGAGCACATCGGCATCTTCGGGTGAGAGTGCCAGTGCCCGGTCATAGGCCTCGATGGCCTGTTGCGGCTGGTCGCCGTCGTAATAGGCATTTCCCAAGTCACGCCAGGCAGCCTGACTATCCGGTTCCGTTTGCGTCTTTTGGAGCGCTCCGGAGATACGGGCTCGGATGTCTTCGGATATTTGGCGCGTGTCCGTCTTCGTTGCGTCGCTGCTGTCCGGCGCTTCCACCTCCTCGTCCGGGACCGCCTCGTTTTCAAATGAGGGACACACCTTTTGGGCCGCCAGATCCAGGGTAGAGCCGGGGAAAATGGCAGCCAGCGGGCCGCCGCCTTTCATTCTGGCCAATCTTTTCCCGTCCGGTCCGATGATGTCGATAAGTTGCAGAACGTCGGACTGTTCGCTACAGTCGATTTCATAGTATTCCAGGTGGAGCCGATACAGCTTTTCACCATATTCGGTGGCGGCGAGTTTGCGTTGCGGTTCGCCCAGGGGGGTAAACCGCAGCCACACGGTAACCCTGCCCAGCGGGGTCAGCTTCAACGAATCCATGTCGAGAGCGACATCATGGTGCGTGGTACGGGTCAGCGGGCGCCATTGGACGGCCGGGGCACTTCCCGGCACAACAACTCCCATGAAGGCTGCCAGCATCATGAGACCCACGAAACGGCATGTTGTTGTTCGTCCTGTTTTCACGTGAATTTCCCAACATTTTCAAGGATAAGGCCGACTGCGCTATTGTACTGGAGCATGGTTTGTTTTCAACTGTTTTTTCTTCGGCAACTCATTTTTGCCTGGAGTGCTTCCGGCTTGACGCCTATACTGTTTTAAGGTAGTTTCCGGCAGATAGAGTATACGGGAAAGGCGACGCCGGAGATGCGTGTAATTGCGGGAAGTGTGCGGGGGATGAGGCTTGCGGCGCCCCGGGGGATGCAGACGCGTCCAACAGCCGACCGGGTCCGGGAAGCACTTTTCAGCATCATTACGAGCCGCCGCGAACTGGGTCAAGCGCAGGTTCTTGATATCTGCGCGGGGACCGGGAGTCTTGGGATCGAAGCCCTGAGCCGGGGAGCCGGTTTTGGGTGTTTTGTGGAACAGGAGCGGCGCGTACTGGTTGTTCTGGAGAAGAATCTGGAGGCCACCGGATTCACCGCCAAGTCGCAGATTCTTGCCGTTGATTGTCTCAAGGCCTTGCGGCTTCTTGCAGCCCAGGGACGCCGCTTTGACGTGGTGTTCTTTGACCCTCCCTATGCCTCGGCTCTTTACACCACCGTGCCGGAGGCCGTGGGCGGCCTGTCCCTGCTGGCGGATGATGGGCTCCTGATCGTAGAGTGCGCAGCACGTAACCCTTTGCCGGAGCGGGTGGGAACACTTATCAGGGTTGACCGCCGGGTCTACGGTGACACGGCGCTGGAGTTTTTGACACTGGAGGGTGCATGAAGAAGATCGCAGTCTATCCTGGTTCCTTTGATCCCATTACCTATGGTCATCTGGATATCATAAACCGCGGATTGAAGATTTTTGATGAGGTGGTGGTGGCGGTGGCTGCCAATTCCCAGAAAAATCCCCTGTTTTCAATCGACGAGCGAGTCAGTCTGATCCGCGCCGTGTTCAAGGATGAACGGCGGGTGGTGGTTGACACCTTCAGCGGCCTTCTGATAGATTATGTATCCTCGCGACAAGCACATGTGATCATCAGGGGGCTTCGCGCCATATCGGACTTTGAGTACGAATTCCAGATCGCCCAGATGAACAGCACGATCGGTCAGGGCGTGGAGACGCTGTTCATGATGACTTCCCTCCAATATGGGTATCTTTCTTCCTCCATCGTCAAGGAGGTCTGCCTGCTGAATGGAAATATTGACCGGTTTGTTCCTCCAGAGGTAAAGTCCGCCCTGAAGACGAAATTCGGACTCGAGTGAACGGCCGCCAACGGGGCGGTGCCGAACGGAACCAAAACGTGCAACGAAGCAGAACTCTCCCGGCGCTCAAGAGCCCATCTTTTTTTGCCGGCAAGCGAGGTGCATACCATGATCACACGAGACATGATTATCGCCGACATTATCAGGCAACACCCTGAAACACTTCCGGTATTCCAGCGCTACCATCTTGACTGCTACGAATGCCAGATCGCCGACCTCGAAACCATCGAACACGGCGCCGGCGTTCACAAGGTCGGTATCGTCGAACTGCTCGAAGCGTTGAACAACTCTCTGGAATGACATCCCAGCTGAAGAGCGCCGGCAGGTTGTTCCCCTTGGTGATTTTGCTCCATGAATGATTTCGACATTTACGCCAATTATTTTTCCGTCGGCATGAAGGTCGTCGTCGGCATCCCCCTGGCGAATGCCGGGGTGTTCCGCGACGGGGCCATAATCCACGAGATCGACGAGGATTTCGTCTCCCTCCAGCTTTCCCGCGACCAATTACCCCTCAACGTTTCGCTCCATGTGGGCCAGATCCTCGACCTGCGAGGCGGCAAGGATGACAGCGGCTACAGTTGCCGGGCCATCATCGTTGCCGAAGGCCCTGCCCGTGAAATACTCCTCCGCCTGATCGGCGAAATAGTCTCCGACGAATTACGCGAATTTTACCGCATCGATGCCTTTTTGCCGCTCAAGTATTATATCTCCTTTGAGCAGAACGTGGATACGCTCAAGCGGGAGTGGATGGAGCGCCGCGAGCAGCGGCAAGCCGCAGATGCCGAACGCAGGCAAAAACGCTGGGACAGCAGTCTAGTCCTGGGCAGTGCGGAGCTTCCGCCGGAACGGCGGCTTGAACAAACAGAGGAAGACGATGGGGAGGACGTAGACGAGGACAAAGAGTTGGACGAGGAGTTGGTTGAGGAACAGAGCGACCCTTGGGACACTATTATTCCGCTGGCTGCCAATATCAGCGGTGGTGGCGTGCGCATCATAACCCACCAGGAGTTTGAAAGCGGCGTCTATGTGCTGCTGGAAATACTGGTTCCCATGCCGCGCCGTATCGTAGATATTGTGGCGCGAGTCATCACTGCCAACCGCAACTATGCTGCCGGCAAGGATCGGGAATACTTCAATACCGGCCTGCAGTTCGTTTTTATCGACGAACGGGACCGGGACGCCATCATCAATCACATCTCCAATGTCCAGCTCAAACGGATACGCCAGTTGCGCGAACAATTCATCTTTCGGGACGGCCCCTCTGCCGGGAACGAAGAACAGAAGGCGGCGCCCCTGCTTAACTGGGCCACCATCGGAAGGCGGCTTGGCTATACCCTTGTTTTCCTGATGATCACGCTGTTCATCTTTAATTATTTCAGACACTATGCCAAGGATCATCCCAAAAATGAGATTGAGGAGATATTCGAGGGGGGGATCAAGAAGTATCTGGAGAAATTCAAATAAGTTTTTTGACCCTGTATCGAAGGTGAACGAGCCCGGGCGGATAACGTCCGGGCTCGTTCGTTTTGCGACAAGCGGGCTGATCACCTAAACATTATGTTTCATGGCTGTCTCACCGCTCGCTAACAGCAGTTCGCCTGCCCGGCGGATGAATGCGGACGAGGGTTTATCACGGTAAATGCCGTATTGGGCCGATACTGGCGAAACCCCTCGCAGAAAGACGTAGATGGCACCGCCGCAATGGGTGTCGTAGTCGTATTCCGGTAAGTGCAGGCGCAGTATCCGGTCCAGGGCCAACGTGTAGAGGTGGTATTGGAGGACGTAGGAGTGTCGTGCCATCGACTCCCTGAGACCGGCAGGGCCGTATTCCTCCCGCCGATAGCCCAGGTGGTTGGATTTCCAATCGATGATGTAGTAGCGACCGTTATGCTCGAAGACCATGTCCATAAACCCTTGCAGCATGCCGCGCACCTGTTTGAAGCTGAGTTCGTTCAGGGTCCGGCTGAAATCGCCGTGCACTTGTTGGTCGAGTTGACCGTCGAAGAGCGCCCTGAGCGCGTCGGGTGAGAGTTGCCTGATTGGCAGGAAAAATTCCATTTCCGCTCGCCACGATCCGGGCTGCAGGCGGGAGAGGCAAAAGTCCGGGTCGTCAGGAAGGAGAGCTGTCCGGGTCACATCCGTAACCATGGCGCTGACCGCCGGAAGCCAATCCTGGCTGTAACCGTTGGCTCGCAGTCGTTCGGCCGCAGCCCGGGTGATGTCCGCTTGCTCCATCCGGGCATAGTCCAACCGCTCGAAGATCTCGTGCAGACAGGTCCCTGAGGCGGCACCACGGGGAAAATCGAAGATGCCGCCACGTTCGCGCTCGAGGAGCTCATCATTTCCCGTTTCCGTAGCGGCGCCGACAACCAGGGTGTCGTAATCCTGGGGTTGTAGATGGCGCTCCAACCCACCTGCCAGAGAACTGAAGCTGGAGACCCGCCAATCGGTAAGGATACTGGTGGTGAACGGGGGGCAGACCAGAGGCCGGTCGTCCTCTGTTGGTGGACGGTACGCGGGCGTTGGTTCGGGTGGCGGCATGATCTCGGAGTTAATGCCGGACGCCGCCTCTTCAAGCTCCCGTAGCGCCGCCAGGACAGCGGCATCGTCCAACTCCTTCAACGGTGGCGAGCCGAGACCGTGGATCAGGCGGAACAGGGGTGAGGCGTCGGCCTGGCTGATGGCGCCCCAGACGACGTAGCAGCGGAATTCGGCACGGGTAAGGGCGACGTAAAGCAGGCGTGCAGCCTCCCCATCCCGCTCGCGGCAGGCCGCCTGTCTGTGCTCCTGTTGCTGGCTGGAGCCGAGGTCGAGAGTCAGGTGGCCAGCCGCGTCATGAAAGATCACCTGTTCGGGGCCGTTTGCCGGAACGTCCCAGACAAAGGGGAGAAAGACGAGAGGATACTGGAGCCCTTTACTGGCATGAATGGTTGCGATCCTGACGGCATTGTCGTCCGTTTCCAGGCGCAGCAGGGCGGTCTCGTCAGAGGTTATGCCGGTTATGCG
Encoded proteins:
- the brxL gene encoding BREX system Lon protease-like protein BrxL; translation: MVNTEKLRAAFPDTTVFKAPNIVAIFKAASIPSFLRDWILKRKAESDGRIHDAEALRKYIYEIIPRRENLLELKDVARSEGRTKKFLAKIEIQFIVRSNEYTFAIPELGLGHAETLIEDYVWNRIKDDVVKTAGGWGLVQLGYRSPDDENSRGCFTLLEYKNFCPYSIDLDAYREARCQFTTEEWIDVVLGAIDYNPEGYEDWVQKHTVLTRLLPFIEPRLNLIELAPKGTGKSYMFGRVGKYGWLVSGGTLTRAKMFGDINGKSPGLIASNDFVALDEIQSINFHDPSEMQGGLKAYMESGEITVGKNRIIGGAGVILLGNILQTEMDETKDMFQRLPEVFHESALLDRFHGFIRGRDIPRMSENLKICGWALNTEYFSEIMHLLRQPAETMIYRHVVERLVDYPSGADTRDTEAVLRLCTAYLKLLFPHATEPDGIDRGEFKRYCLRPAVQMRTVIRQQLQKIDPLEYGGKNVAAYTLREVD
- a CDS encoding cysteine desulfurase family protein encodes the protein MNYFERGDTLIYADNAATTRISDSVLEKMLPFLQEQYGNASSQYSLGIKAKCAIEQARQQVAGAIGAEPSEIVFTSGGSESNSWVLSSVNNGHVITSSIEHHSVLDACHSLERKGIAVTYLPVDGRGRVSLDDIKEAIRSDTKLVSIMLANNEIGTIQPVAEIGEYLRERNVLFHTDAVQAVGHIPVIVKELGVDFLTASSHKFNGAKGTGIFYKRNGASLPPLIFGGEQERGVRAGTENVAGIVATGYAIGESVNDMTAMADKLSVFVHATIFGIRTQIPGIIINGDESNRLPGIVNIVFNGVTGESLMHLLDLKGICVSTSSACTSGKGKPSHVLMALGLTEQQAKSAIRISYGRYNNINDVETIVATICNAYNKILTAKL
- a CDS encoding JAB domain-containing protein; protein product: MTIDNLFGQEQAPAKSRKLKLKQIRAVYETLVIKEEVNSYLQPFTRYSSPDQVFATFGFLRQETKEYFFAIHLDGKNRICCVDEVSVGSLNQSIVHPREVFKTALLSSASAIILLHNHPTGDPTPSREDIEITKRLREVGEIIGVRVLDHIIIGDSYKSFVSYGLL
- a CDS encoding Ig-like domain-containing protein, with product MTLRYFIRSLLALLVATIFGCGGGGGGGGTTADTTPPSVSISAPASNSSVSGTVAITASASDNVGVSKVEFYVGGILQTTATTSPYTFSWDTSSLSAGTYSLTAKAYDAANNSTTSSAVSVAVNGSITGPANATLTLSIPSLPANTLAGGAILTINLPSGVVPAVLSGTDASGSVTSIGGAIGSLLIADFSSSQITFANVTLNSFGTGNFMIVNCVVPSGVTVSPSGFSVLNPQVFDSVGTPIPSATIAMSVLLR
- a CDS encoding tetratricopeptide repeat protein; this encodes MKTGRTTTCRFVGLMMLAAFMGVVVPGSAPAVQWRPLTRTTHHDVALDMDSLKLTPLGRVTVWLRFTPLGEPQRKLAATEYGEKLYRLHLEYYEIDCSEQSDVLQLIDIIGPDGKRLARMKGGGPLAAIFPGSTLDLAAQKVCPSFENEAVPDEEVEAPDSSDATKTDTRQISEDIRARISGALQKTQTEPDSQAAWRDLGNAYYDGDQPQQAIEAYDRALALSPEDADVLNDQGAMYRQLGDFTRALANFEKALKIAPNNLESLYNVGYVNAFDLNRMGRALEAWRRYLELDRTSETARQVQGFIERYGK
- the rsmD gene encoding 16S rRNA (guanine(966)-N(2))-methyltransferase RsmD, with amino-acid sequence MRVIAGSVRGMRLAAPRGMQTRPTADRVREALFSIITSRRELGQAQVLDICAGTGSLGIEALSRGAGFGCFVEQERRVLVVLEKNLEATGFTAKSQILAVDCLKALRLLAAQGRRFDVVFFDPPYASALYTTVPEAVGGLSLLADDGLLIVECAARNPLPERVGTLIRVDRRVYGDTALEFLTLEGA
- the coaD gene encoding pantetheine-phosphate adenylyltransferase; translated protein: MKKIAVYPGSFDPITYGHLDIINRGLKIFDEVVVAVAANSQKNPLFSIDERVSLIRAVFKDERRVVVDTFSGLLIDYVSSRQAHVIIRGLRAISDFEYEFQIAQMNSTIGQGVETLFMMTSLQYGYLSSSIVKEVCLLNGNIDRFVPPEVKSALKTKFGLE
- a CDS encoding DUF1858 domain-containing protein; the encoded protein is MITRDMIIADIIRQHPETLPVFQRYHLDCYECQIADLETIEHGAGVHKVGIVELLEALNNSLE
- a CDS encoding PilZ-like domain-containing protein, translating into MNDFDIYANYFSVGMKVVVGIPLANAGVFRDGAIIHEIDEDFVSLQLSRDQLPLNVSLHVGQILDLRGGKDDSGYSCRAIIVAEGPAREILLRLIGEIVSDELREFYRIDAFLPLKYYISFEQNVDTLKREWMERREQRQAADAERRQKRWDSSLVLGSAELPPERRLEQTEEDDGEDVDEDKELDEELVEEQSDPWDTIIPLAANISGGGVRIITHQEFESGVYVLLEILVPMPRRIVDIVARVITANRNYAAGKDREYFNTGLQFVFIDERDRDAIINHISNVQLKRIRQLREQFIFRDGPSAGNEEQKAAPLLNWATIGRRLGYTLVFLMITLFIFNYFRHYAKDHPKNEIEEIFEGGIKKYLEKFK